The Klebsiella sp. RHBSTW-00484 genome includes a window with the following:
- a CDS encoding ABC transporter substrate-binding protein — MHANFTSFTSKKTLLIIAGATLLLNSSVASAAKTEYPLTIKNCGRDITFNQAPKRVATVGQNSTEILYSLGLADRVVGTSLWFGPVPDAYKAANEKVDVIAQNIPSFEGIIAKKPELVASQFEWQIGPAGTVASYEQFSELNVPVYTAPADCAKDNEDGGDGVRKGMFDIAMVYQEVADLAKIFDVQDKGDALIASLKAREAAAINKISGMDKNVSAVFWFSSADLQLDPYVAGKFGPAAWIAQKLGVKNVIDSAEEWPTVGWETIAKANPSVIVLGEMSRRRFPADDWQVKMDYLKSDPVAKLLPAVKENHLPVIDVQTMNAGIRTIDGLEKLADALVEYGLAHPQASH; from the coding sequence ATGCACGCTAATTTTACTTCTTTCACTTCTAAAAAAACGCTTCTGATTATTGCAGGCGCAACTCTACTACTCAACTCCAGTGTCGCCAGTGCGGCAAAAACTGAATATCCCTTAACGATTAAAAACTGCGGCCGCGACATCACCTTCAATCAGGCCCCTAAACGTGTGGCGACGGTGGGTCAGAACAGCACTGAAATTCTCTATTCGCTCGGGCTTGCCGATCGCGTTGTGGGTACTTCGTTGTGGTTTGGCCCTGTACCTGATGCGTATAAAGCGGCAAACGAGAAAGTAGACGTCATTGCGCAAAATATTCCCAGCTTCGAAGGGATTATTGCTAAAAAACCGGAGCTGGTTGCCAGCCAGTTTGAGTGGCAAATCGGTCCTGCGGGTACGGTTGCCTCTTACGAGCAGTTTAGTGAACTGAACGTTCCGGTCTACACCGCGCCTGCCGACTGCGCGAAAGATAACGAAGATGGCGGTGATGGCGTCCGTAAAGGTATGTTTGATATTGCCATGGTGTATCAGGAAGTCGCTGATCTGGCAAAAATCTTCGACGTTCAGGATAAAGGCGATGCGCTGATTGCCAGTCTTAAAGCGCGTGAAGCAGCAGCGATAAATAAAATTTCCGGCATGGATAAAAATGTCTCAGCAGTATTCTGGTTCTCCAGCGCCGACCTGCAGCTTGATCCATACGTGGCAGGGAAGTTTGGTCCAGCCGCATGGATTGCTCAGAAGCTAGGCGTGAAAAACGTTATTGATTCAGCCGAAGAGTGGCCAACGGTAGGTTGGGAGACCATTGCCAAAGCCAATCCTTCGGTCATTGTACTCGGTGAGATGAGTCGTCGCCGCTTCCCGGCCGATGACTGGCAGGTCAAGATGGATTACCTCAAGTCCGACCCAGTCGCCAAACTACTTCCTGCGGTGAAGGAAAATCATCTGCCTGTCATTGACGTACAAACAATGAACGCCGGCATCAGAACTATTGATGGGCTAGAAAAACTGGCTGATGCCTTGGTTGAATATGGCTTAGCGCATCCGCAGGCCTCTCATTAA